One segment of Allorhodopirellula heiligendammensis DNA contains the following:
- a CDS encoding RNA polymerase sigma factor, which produces MDPQAWNRLVTTFGPIVYRWCRASHVPMSDAADVVQEVFSSVVRGIGNFERQKNAGSFRSWLATITRNRTADYFRRAAKSQAAVGGTNAMNALEQLAESVDSTITPESIQGAFTRQLLTQVRVEFETITWTAFWLTTMEGKSASEAAGATGLSRASVYQAKSRVLRRLRQRLCEVENVHGQSSDKF; this is translated from the coding sequence ATGGACCCGCAGGCTTGGAACAGGTTGGTGACCACGTTTGGGCCGATCGTCTATCGCTGGTGCCGCGCGTCGCACGTGCCGATGTCCGACGCCGCCGATGTGGTTCAGGAAGTTTTTTCCAGTGTAGTGCGCGGGATCGGCAATTTTGAAAGACAAAAAAACGCAGGCAGCTTTCGTAGTTGGTTAGCCACGATCACTCGCAATCGTACCGCCGATTACTTTCGCCGCGCCGCGAAGTCGCAAGCAGCCGTGGGCGGCACCAATGCGATGAATGCTCTCGAGCAACTTGCCGAATCCGTCGATTCCACGATCACGCCTGAGAGCATCCAAGGAGCATTCACGCGGCAACTACTCACGCAGGTGCGCGTGGAATTTGAAACCATCACTTGGACCGCTTTTTGGTTGACCACGATGGAAGGCAAGTCCGCATCCGAGGCGGCTGGGGCGACAGGTTTGTCGCGGGCGAGTGTCTACCAAGCGAAGTCTCGCGTGCTGCGCAGGCTAAGGCAGCGGCTTTGCGAAGTCGAGAATGTTCATGGCCAATCGAGTGACAAATTTTAA
- a CDS encoding sensor histidine kinase, giving the protein MPATTRYSGWLPPIRDGGSTGWLAFKTTSFAAINGAVACEPAVSAGDSLRRSLANDPALFMFTLAAASCDGVCCAGSTTLTQLGDWWCRHGRSLWRDTDWLAAPMGAAATDQLSRLAELDDYFQLLPRGRWISEADLWFTAIGIRNPLADSVELDGDSGEDSRFAVEEFADAHLAIASQIRSDDNQHVRNEMFAVAVETAKRELAHSLAYGLSHEINNPLANISTRAQALQTRVTAELSDSVQRIVDQTSRAHAMIADLMFYANPTPIQPSEFDLRERVELVISSLAEIAERLGVDIQLAGAVDGAPMSVTGDAEMIGEAIAALVRNSIEAIGIDGTIRIDVTQDRAQVQISVADSGPGISANAAKMAMSPYYSGREAGRGLGLGLCRADRIVRLHGGSLQLTPALAGCVATIVIPLGN; this is encoded by the coding sequence ATGCCTGCGACGACGCGTTACTCCGGATGGTTACCACCCATCCGCGATGGCGGCAGCACTGGTTGGCTGGCGTTCAAGACGACGTCATTTGCTGCGATCAATGGCGCTGTCGCCTGTGAGCCGGCGGTGTCGGCTGGGGATTCACTACGCCGATCGTTAGCGAACGATCCGGCACTGTTCATGTTCACACTCGCAGCCGCGTCCTGTGATGGTGTCTGCTGCGCTGGATCGACCACGCTCACGCAGTTGGGCGATTGGTGGTGTCGGCATGGACGTTCATTATGGCGTGACACGGACTGGTTGGCTGCACCAATGGGCGCGGCCGCGACAGATCAGCTGTCACGTTTGGCCGAGCTCGATGACTATTTTCAATTGCTCCCGCGCGGCCGATGGATTAGCGAGGCAGACTTATGGTTTACGGCGATCGGTATTCGAAATCCACTTGCTGATTCGGTTGAGTTAGACGGAGATTCCGGCGAGGACTCGCGGTTTGCTGTTGAGGAGTTCGCCGACGCGCACCTCGCGATCGCTTCGCAGATTCGCAGTGATGACAATCAACACGTTCGTAATGAGATGTTTGCTGTCGCGGTCGAAACCGCGAAACGCGAACTCGCTCATTCACTGGCGTACGGCTTGAGTCATGAGATAAACAACCCGCTGGCAAATATCTCCACTCGCGCTCAAGCGTTGCAGACACGCGTAACTGCTGAGCTCTCGGATTCGGTGCAACGGATTGTAGACCAGACGTCGCGCGCTCATGCCATGATTGCGGATCTCATGTTCTACGCCAATCCGACGCCGATCCAGCCCAGCGAGTTTGATCTCAGAGAGCGGGTGGAATTGGTCATCTCGTCCCTGGCGGAAATTGCCGAGCGTTTGGGCGTAGATATTCAATTGGCCGGCGCGGTCGATGGTGCACCGATGTCGGTGACGGGCGATGCCGAGATGATCGGCGAAGCAATCGCAGCCTTGGTCCGCAATTCGATCGAAGCGATCGGTATTGATGGAACTATTCGCATCGATGTGACGCAAGATCGTGCTCAAGTGCAGATTTCGGTTGCCGACAGTGGCCCGGGAATTTCTGCGAACGCTGCGAAAATGGCGATGTCCCCGTACTACTCTGGCCGCGAAGCGGGGCGCGGACTCGGTCTCGGATTGTGCCGCGCCGACCGAATCGTGCGCTTGCATGGCGGATCCCTCCAATTGACGCCAGCCTTGGCGGGCTGTGTCGCGACGATTGTGATTCCGTTGGGGAATTAG
- a CDS encoding response regulator, protein MTKKTVFTTGEAAKICKVSQQTIIRCFDNGSLKGFRVPGSKFRRIPREQLYMFMKDNGIPTDALESGKKKLLIVDDDQDLVDLMQDGFQRDGRFEIRTANNGFDAGMGVKEFRPDLVVLDVMLPDINGKEVCQRVRSDPSMDTVKILCISGMVEHSKVDGLKAAGANDFMQKPFSIDDLVMRACELLDIDRGVNG, encoded by the coding sequence ATGACCAAGAAAACTGTATTTACGACTGGCGAAGCTGCAAAAATTTGCAAAGTAAGCCAGCAAACGATCATCCGCTGCTTCGACAACGGGTCGCTCAAGGGCTTTCGAGTTCCCGGTAGCAAGTTCCGCCGCATTCCTCGTGAACAACTGTATATGTTCATGAAGGACAATGGTATTCCTACCGACGCTCTGGAAAGCGGCAAGAAAAAATTACTGATCGTCGACGATGACCAAGATCTCGTCGACTTGATGCAAGACGGTTTCCAACGCGACGGTCGTTTCGAGATTCGCACGGCCAACAATGGCTTTGACGCCGGGATGGGTGTGAAGGAGTTTCGCCCGGATCTCGTGGTACTCGACGTGATGTTACCCGACATCAATGGCAAGGAAGTCTGCCAGCGGGTGCGCAGCGATCCATCGATGGACACGGTGAAAATCTTGTGCATTTCGGGGATGGTCGAGCACAGCAAGGTGGATGGATTGAAAGCCGCTGGTGCAAACGATTTCATGCAAAAGCCGTTTTCAATTGACGACCTGGTCATGCGAGCTTGTGAATTGCTCGACATCGATCGTGGCGTGAATGGCTAA
- a CDS encoding family 16 glycoside hydrolase, whose amino-acid sequence MMTVFRILFCLVAAFTVDLQQSHAQDGTSPQITPEQNANWARRGFWQTTRGTPVSDGWQFQNGEITLAKPRQGGSIVTQPMPPNFELSWQWRIEAGVNSGIKYRVRKFGKELFNNSMLGIEYQIIDSEPHSTSKGSTASIYDLVEPQRQKTLHPPGQWNSSKIIALGDQIEHYLNGERVASATTVGPEWDTIVALSKFGGSVDFGRPQVGDRFMLTDHGGKVTYKDFQFIPLDAPPTDTPPRTGPFLANATRNGWADQHSIVIWTRTTRNSEMLTEGKQFVDIDQKLAGQLAKQTDADKLLSVQLPEGTTLDEMFGACPGAAGRARLTYFPIKQRHAAKQTRWITTSAESDFTAQWKIEGLKPNTEYGTVVEAQTLEGQASAVVRGAFRTAPPEENPQNLQFCITTCHDFIRRDDGLQGHQIYPAMNKFKPDFIVHEGDIEYYDKPAPWALTKSLMRFKWGRIFSLPSNRDFYNRTTSYFIKDDHDTLANDSWPGQSYGAVTFEEGVKLFNEEQFPTKNERYKTIRWGRDLQIWILEGRDYRSRNDMPDGPEKSILGKKQKAWLFKTLEESDAKFKLICSPTPIVGPDRANKKDNHANDIFAYEGDQLRTKLSATPGAIVFCGDRHWQYASVDEQTNLWEFGCGPGSDKHQFGWKPGDERPVHRFLRVDGGFLSGELKYSGDKDETSTLTICHRSVTGQKVSEFQFPIEP is encoded by the coding sequence ATGATGACCGTATTTCGGATTCTATTTTGCTTAGTCGCGGCCTTCACTGTCGACCTGCAGCAGTCGCATGCTCAAGACGGCACGAGCCCGCAGATTACTCCCGAGCAGAACGCGAACTGGGCGCGACGCGGCTTTTGGCAGACCACTCGCGGTACGCCTGTCTCCGATGGTTGGCAATTTCAGAACGGCGAAATCACGCTTGCGAAGCCACGCCAGGGTGGCAGCATCGTCACCCAACCGATGCCACCCAACTTTGAACTTTCCTGGCAGTGGAGAATTGAGGCAGGCGTCAACAGTGGCATCAAATACCGAGTCCGAAAATTCGGTAAAGAACTCTTCAACAACAGCATGCTCGGTATCGAGTATCAGATCATTGACAGTGAGCCCCATAGCACGTCGAAGGGTTCCACGGCGTCGATCTATGATCTGGTTGAACCCCAACGTCAGAAAACGCTACACCCCCCGGGCCAGTGGAACAGTTCTAAGATTATCGCCCTCGGCGACCAGATTGAGCATTATCTCAACGGTGAACGGGTCGCGTCGGCCACCACAGTCGGGCCCGAGTGGGACACGATCGTCGCACTCAGTAAGTTTGGTGGCAGCGTTGATTTCGGGCGTCCTCAAGTGGGAGACCGATTCATGTTGACTGATCATGGCGGCAAGGTTACCTACAAAGATTTTCAATTTATCCCGCTGGACGCGCCGCCAACTGATACCCCGCCTCGGACAGGGCCGTTTTTGGCAAACGCAACACGCAATGGCTGGGCCGACCAACACAGCATCGTGATTTGGACCCGGACCACGCGGAACTCCGAGATGCTGACTGAGGGAAAGCAGTTCGTCGATATTGACCAGAAACTTGCAGGGCAGCTCGCCAAGCAGACGGACGCAGACAAATTGCTCAGCGTGCAACTTCCCGAAGGAACGACATTGGATGAGATGTTTGGCGCATGTCCCGGGGCGGCAGGGCGTGCTCGACTGACCTACTTCCCGATCAAGCAGCGGCATGCCGCGAAGCAGACACGGTGGATTACAACCTCTGCCGAGAGCGATTTCACGGCCCAGTGGAAGATCGAAGGGCTCAAGCCAAATACGGAATATGGAACCGTTGTCGAGGCACAAACGCTCGAGGGTCAGGCATCGGCAGTCGTGCGTGGTGCGTTTCGAACAGCTCCCCCAGAAGAGAATCCGCAGAACCTTCAGTTCTGCATCACAACTTGTCACGACTTCATTCGCCGCGATGATGGCCTCCAGGGTCATCAAATCTATCCTGCGATGAACAAATTCAAACCTGACTTCATCGTCCATGAAGGCGACATTGAGTATTACGATAAACCGGCTCCATGGGCGCTGACTAAGTCGCTGATGCGGTTCAAGTGGGGACGGATTTTCTCGCTTCCGAGCAACCGCGATTTCTACAATCGAACAACCTCTTATTTCATCAAAGACGATCATGACACGCTCGCCAACGATTCATGGCCCGGCCAATCCTATGGAGCAGTGACGTTTGAAGAGGGTGTCAAGTTATTCAATGAAGAGCAGTTCCCCACCAAAAACGAGCGTTACAAGACAATACGCTGGGGACGTGACTTGCAAATCTGGATTCTTGAAGGCCGCGACTATCGCAGCCGCAACGATATGCCGGATGGACCGGAGAAATCGATCCTGGGCAAGAAACAAAAAGCGTGGCTGTTCAAAACACTGGAAGAATCCGATGCCAAATTCAAATTGATTTGCAGCCCAACTCCCATTGTGGGTCCAGATCGCGCCAACAAGAAAGACAATCACGCCAACGACATTTTCGCTTACGAAGGCGACCAGCTACGCACGAAGCTGTCGGCGACTCCAGGGGCAATCGTCTTCTGCGGAGACCGCCACTGGCAATACGCGTCGGTCGACGAACAGACAAACCTGTGGGAATTCGGGTGTGGACCGGGTAGCGACAAACATCAATTCGGTTGGAAACCCGGTGATGAGCGTCCGGTCCACCGCTTCCTCCGCGTCGATGGCGGATTCCTATCGGGCGAGTTGAAGTATTCAGGCGACAAAGACGAAACCTCGACGCTAACGATCTGTCATCGTAGTGTGACCGGTCAGAAGGTCAGCGAGTTTCAGTTCCCCATCGAACCGTAA
- a CDS encoding FG-GAP repeat domain-containing protein has product MNFLSELISLLVRFSSAFSIVVLFCFDSFAEDVSPPTFARHPLTSDYYCDGINHGDFNQDGVADIVAGPFWYQGPEFQKKHAIYQPVVQPREPSPTDSMFSFVADFNDDTWPDVLVLGRIHKHAAYWYQNPGADGGVWEKHFVFEKIQGESPTLIDINRDGTLELITHWQGRWGWVAPVSTDSKQPWRFHPISEQGDWKQFYHGTGVGDINGDGRRDLIINDGWFEQPADAMQMWPFHEFRFGETGGAQMFASDVDQDGDNDVITSLNAHGWGLAWFEQVKTNGETDFVKHLIMGSREEEAQFGVAFSQPHALDLADVDGDGHVDIVTGKRMWAHGPTGDIEPQAPPVLYWFRWTRDAQSEIRFEPHRIDDRSGVGTQVIAADVTGDGHADILTVSKLGAFVFEQATR; this is encoded by the coding sequence ATGAACTTCCTTTCAGAGCTTATCTCGCTCCTTGTACGTTTCAGTTCCGCATTTTCGATCGTGGTTCTATTCTGCTTTGACTCTTTCGCCGAAGACGTGTCGCCACCGACGTTCGCTCGCCACCCACTCACCTCCGATTACTATTGCGACGGTATTAACCACGGCGACTTCAACCAGGATGGCGTTGCAGACATCGTAGCTGGACCGTTTTGGTATCAGGGGCCGGAGTTCCAAAAGAAACACGCGATCTACCAACCCGTTGTGCAGCCACGAGAACCGAGTCCAACCGACAGCATGTTCTCGTTCGTCGCCGACTTCAACGACGACACGTGGCCCGATGTGTTGGTTTTAGGACGCATCCACAAACACGCCGCCTACTGGTATCAAAACCCGGGAGCCGACGGCGGTGTATGGGAAAAGCATTTCGTTTTTGAAAAGATTCAAGGCGAATCCCCAACTCTCATCGACATCAACCGCGATGGAACGCTTGAGCTGATCACTCACTGGCAAGGACGGTGGGGATGGGTCGCTCCGGTGAGCACGGATTCCAAACAACCATGGCGTTTCCATCCCATTTCCGAGCAGGGCGACTGGAAACAGTTTTATCACGGGACAGGCGTGGGCGATATCAATGGCGACGGGCGTCGTGACTTGATCATTAACGATGGATGGTTCGAACAACCCGCAGACGCAATGCAGATGTGGCCATTTCACGAATTTCGGTTCGGTGAAACGGGCGGAGCACAAATGTTTGCAAGCGACGTCGATCAGGACGGTGACAACGATGTCATCACCAGCCTCAACGCTCACGGGTGGGGATTGGCGTGGTTCGAACAAGTCAAAACGAATGGCGAAACAGACTTTGTCAAACACCTCATCATGGGCAGTCGTGAAGAGGAGGCTCAGTTCGGTGTTGCCTTCTCACAGCCTCACGCATTGGATCTGGCAGACGTCGACGGGGACGGACATGTCGATATCGTGACCGGCAAGCGGATGTGGGCGCACGGTCCCACGGGCGACATCGAACCGCAGGCACCGCCGGTCTTGTACTGGTTTCGTTGGACCCGTGACGCTCAATCGGAAATCCGATTTGAGCCCCACCGGATAGACGACCGCAGCGGAGTGGGGACGCAAGTCATTGCCGCTGACGTGACCGGCGACGGTCACGCCGATATTTTGACCGTGTCAAAGCTAGGGGCCTTTGTATTCGAGCAAGCAACTCGTTGA
- a CDS encoding DUF1588 domain-containing protein — translation MKLPPFTLLAIVLSLVIHPLARDLAVGADPSSGNDEAPEMLLKAGGAIFAANCASCHGEHGEGTADYYPDPLTGDASIGELAEIITDTMPEEDPDQCVGADAEAVAAYIHHTFYSEAAQLRNRPPQLALQRLTGDQLRNSLSDLYGRFANIRRDKWEERTSQQGLEGKYYTGTKWDDENRKIERIDPVLDFDFELHGPQHADGSDAGINGEEFHAHWQGGVRIEETGRYEIVVRSTTSFTCSFGHDRNQLIDNHVQSAGRNEFRRSMLLTGGRTYPIKIDLNQRKRKGETPPASISLSWVPPGGVEQILPARNLVPGWVPAALRLETSMPPDDRTYGFPRGISVDPVWDEAVTSAELEFADSVCEELWPDYRNQHKREKIGHKKLFQQFLTELIAVAHRGVPDQVAADRIIDIAMTSHVDETEQIRHAILLALKSPRFLYPTLDADRTESQRAANRIALTLFDSLPADGWLIDQIRKTPSTDEDGRRNLARVLVDDARTRAKLREMFHHWLEISSADDLRKDEEEFPGFNAEVVSDLRSSLDAFIDAVVWSEASDYRQLVAADWTLTTPRLADFYGEKWQADDSDPAAAKAANVAWASDMSRSVSDAEVHVGVLTHPLVMAKLAHHRTTSPIHRGVFLVRHVMGRVLRPPNSAFTPLSPDLHPDLTTRQRVELQTSPDSCQTCHSKINPLGFALENFDAVGHYRMMEGDRPINAQGGYVSQADEHVEFESARQLGDYVAHSTDAQSAFVERVFQYFVKQPIAAYGTDQLEKLTQQFQDSHFNIRELLVEIAVISSRPAPQ, via the coding sequence ATGAAATTGCCCCCCTTCACCCTACTAGCGATCGTTTTGTCGCTCGTGATCCATCCGCTGGCGCGAGATCTCGCCGTGGGTGCAGATCCTAGCAGTGGCAACGACGAAGCTCCTGAGATGCTCCTAAAAGCTGGCGGCGCCATTTTTGCTGCAAACTGCGCCAGCTGTCATGGCGAACATGGTGAGGGCACCGCCGACTACTACCCTGATCCGCTGACCGGCGACGCGTCCATTGGTGAACTGGCTGAAATCATCACTGATACGATGCCCGAGGAAGATCCCGATCAGTGCGTTGGCGCCGATGCCGAGGCGGTCGCCGCCTACATCCACCACACGTTCTACAGCGAGGCCGCTCAACTTCGAAATCGCCCACCCCAACTGGCTCTGCAGCGATTGACGGGCGACCAACTCCGCAACAGTCTGTCGGATTTGTACGGACGGTTTGCCAACATCCGCCGTGATAAGTGGGAAGAGCGAACGTCGCAGCAGGGCTTGGAGGGGAAGTACTATACAGGCACGAAGTGGGATGATGAAAACCGAAAGATCGAACGCATTGATCCTGTGCTGGATTTCGACTTCGAACTCCACGGGCCCCAGCATGCCGACGGCAGCGATGCAGGAATCAATGGCGAAGAATTCCACGCGCATTGGCAGGGCGGGGTGCGAATCGAAGAGACCGGCAGGTACGAGATTGTCGTTCGCAGCACCACATCGTTCACATGCTCGTTTGGGCACGATCGCAATCAGCTCATCGACAACCACGTACAATCGGCTGGACGCAACGAGTTCCGTCGTTCCATGTTGCTGACCGGCGGTCGAACCTATCCGATCAAGATCGATCTGAACCAGCGAAAACGCAAGGGTGAAACCCCACCCGCGAGTATTTCACTGTCATGGGTACCGCCCGGTGGCGTCGAACAGATTTTACCGGCACGGAATTTGGTGCCGGGCTGGGTTCCCGCAGCTTTGCGTTTAGAAACAAGCATGCCGCCGGATGATCGCACCTACGGATTCCCACGCGGTATTTCGGTCGATCCAGTCTGGGACGAGGCGGTGACATCGGCGGAGTTGGAATTTGCAGATTCGGTCTGCGAAGAATTGTGGCCCGACTATCGAAACCAGCATAAGCGAGAAAAGATCGGTCACAAAAAACTGTTCCAGCAGTTTCTCACTGAACTGATCGCGGTGGCGCATCGTGGCGTCCCCGACCAAGTAGCTGCGGACCGCATCATTGATATCGCGATGACGTCTCATGTCGACGAAACCGAGCAGATTCGGCATGCCATTCTGTTGGCCCTGAAGTCGCCCCGGTTCTTGTATCCGACGTTGGATGCTGACCGCACGGAGTCCCAGCGAGCAGCCAACCGGATTGCGTTGACGTTATTCGACTCTCTGCCCGCTGACGGTTGGCTGATCGATCAGATCCGCAAAACACCTTCAACAGACGAAGATGGACGACGTAATTTAGCTAGGGTACTCGTCGATGATGCCCGCACGCGAGCGAAACTTCGCGAGATGTTTCATCACTGGTTAGAAATCTCGTCCGCCGACGACTTGCGAAAAGATGAGGAGGAATTCCCTGGATTTAACGCCGAAGTGGTCAGCGATCTGAGAAGCTCGCTCGACGCGTTCATCGACGCGGTCGTGTGGAGCGAGGCGAGCGACTATCGTCAATTGGTGGCTGCCGATTGGACGCTTACCACACCTCGACTGGCAGATTTCTATGGCGAAAAATGGCAAGCCGATGATAGCGATCCGGCAGCCGCAAAGGCAGCCAACGTCGCCTGGGCCAGCGACATGTCGCGAAGTGTCTCCGACGCAGAGGTTCACGTAGGTGTGCTCACCCATCCCCTCGTCATGGCGAAACTCGCCCATCACCGGACGACCTCGCCTATTCATCGGGGCGTGTTCTTGGTCCGACATGTCATGGGACGCGTGCTCCGGCCACCAAACTCAGCGTTCACGCCACTCAGCCCCGACCTGCACCCAGACCTCACCACCCGCCAGCGAGTGGAACTGCAGACCAGCCCAGATAGCTGCCAGACCTGTCACTCAAAAATCAATCCACTCGGCTTTGCCCTCGAAAACTTTGACGCGGTCGGGCATTACCGTATGATGGAGGGTGATCGACCGATCAATGCCCAGGGGGGATACGTCTCTCAAGCTGATGAACACGTTGAGTTTGAATCGGCGCGGCAACTCGGTGATTACGTCGCCCACAGCACCGACGCTCAGTCAGCCTTTGTGGAACGAGTGTTCCAGTACTTCGTCAAACAACCGATTGCCGCCTACGGCACCGACCAACTCGAAAAACTCACTCAACAGTTCCAAGACTCTCACTTTAACATCCGTGAACTTCTGGTTGAAATCGCCGTAATCAGTTCCCGCCCTGCGCCCCAATAG
- a CDS encoding DUF1552 domain-containing protein, translated as MPTSRRRFLQQTGISAAAAHFAMNLPSLAWGAESTNRQRLVFVFSPNGVIPDHFWPTVDKKENEGELEFKRILKPLEPFRDQTVTMHGLCNQIQGDGDGHMRGIGCLLTGVELFPGDIQGGSDTPAGWSQGISIDQFLKNQLQADAKTRTRFGSLEFGVMVPDRADTWTRMSYSGPNQPVAPIDDPYKMFDKLYGQAKNRELLASVLDDLTDDFRTLEKMVSVEDRQLLQQHQALVRKVEKDLQVELAAKSDAIGHAVPELPPNVEDQNDNMPQITRMQIELLVNSFAADFARIATFQITNSVGSAKMRWLDIDEGHHALSHEPDSNEDSYEKLIKINTWYCEQVAHLAKRLQETPEPGGEGSMLDHTTIVWTNELGKGNSHTRNNIPFVLVGGGLGIRGNRAIDFKKTSHNRFLMTLAERMGFPQPSFGNPDFCGDGVLTGV; from the coding sequence ATGCCCACCTCACGACGACGCTTTCTTCAGCAAACCGGTATCAGTGCCGCTGCGGCTCACTTTGCGATGAACCTGCCCAGCCTCGCATGGGGTGCTGAATCAACCAACCGCCAACGATTGGTGTTCGTGTTCAGTCCCAATGGAGTGATCCCTGATCACTTTTGGCCGACCGTCGACAAAAAGGAGAATGAAGGTGAATTGGAGTTCAAGCGGATTCTTAAACCGCTCGAACCGTTCCGCGACCAAACCGTCACCATGCATGGACTCTGCAATCAGATCCAAGGCGATGGCGATGGACACATGCGTGGCATCGGTTGTCTATTGACTGGTGTGGAGCTGTTTCCGGGCGACATTCAGGGCGGCAGCGACACTCCGGCGGGCTGGTCGCAGGGCATCAGCATTGACCAGTTTTTGAAGAATCAATTGCAAGCTGATGCAAAGACCCGAACGCGGTTCGGGTCTTTAGAATTCGGTGTGATGGTACCCGATCGCGCCGACACCTGGACGCGGATGTCCTACAGCGGGCCGAACCAACCGGTCGCTCCGATCGACGATCCGTACAAGATGTTTGATAAATTGTATGGCCAAGCCAAAAATCGTGAATTGCTCGCCAGCGTCCTCGATGACCTGACCGATGACTTCCGCACGCTCGAAAAGATGGTCAGTGTGGAAGACCGTCAGCTGCTGCAACAGCACCAGGCGTTGGTGCGTAAAGTTGAAAAAGATCTGCAGGTCGAGTTAGCAGCTAAGTCAGACGCGATTGGTCACGCAGTGCCTGAACTGCCACCGAACGTGGAAGACCAAAACGACAATATGCCTCAGATCACGCGGATGCAGATCGAACTGCTGGTCAATTCGTTTGCTGCAGACTTTGCCCGCATCGCTACCTTCCAAATCACCAATAGCGTCGGCAGTGCCAAAATGCGTTGGCTCGACATCGACGAAGGCCACCACGCGTTGTCGCACGAACCCGATAGCAATGAAGACTCCTATGAGAAATTAATCAAGATCAATACTTGGTATTGTGAGCAGGTCGCTCATCTGGCCAAGCGATTGCAGGAAACACCGGAACCGGGCGGCGAAGGCTCCATGCTCGATCACACGACCATCGTGTGGACGAACGAACTCGGCAAAGGCAACTCGCACACCCGCAACAACATCCCCTTTGTGTTGGTGGGCGGTGGGCTCGGAATTCGTGGCAATCGCGCCATCGATTTCAAGAAAACATCGCACAACCGATTCTTGATGACACTCGCCGAGCGCATGGGTTTCCCACAACCTTCCTTCGGCAATCCCGATTTCTGCGGCGATGGCGTACTGACCGGGGTGTAA